A portion of the candidate division WOR-1 bacterium RIFOXYB2_FULL_36_35 genome contains these proteins:
- a CDS encoding methyltransferase type 11, with translation MTFEFDGKKYKAASAHQKEWGSKLISEFNFKGNERVLDLGCGDGAITAQLAKLLPYGKVLGIDSSKSMIETSGNSYKSDNLTFKLKDINDIDFNNDFDLVFSNATLHWIKDHFKLLNKVYKALKTNGVVRFNFAADGNCSHFFKVIKEVMALDKYINYFKNFEWPWFMPTIEEYQALANKMPFKEEKVWGENADRVFPDVDSMVKWVDQPSLVPLLVYVDKKDKESFRNEVVNRMIKETIQNDGKCFETFRRVNFFARR, from the coding sequence ATGACATTTGAGTTTGACGGTAAGAAATATAAAGCGGCTTCTGCTCACCAAAAAGAATGGGGAAGCAAATTGATTTCTGAATTTAACTTCAAAGGAAATGAAAGAGTCCTCGATCTTGGTTGCGGTGACGGCGCAATAACTGCTCAATTGGCAAAGCTTTTACCTTACGGGAAAGTGTTGGGCATTGATTCTTCTAAAAGTATGATTGAAACATCTGGAAATAGTTATAAATCTGACAACCTAACCTTTAAATTGAAAGATATTAATGATATTGATTTCAACAATGATTTTGATCTTGTTTTTTCAAATGCAACCCTTCATTGGATTAAAGACCATTTTAAGTTGCTCAATAAAGTTTATAAAGCGTTGAAGACTAATGGTGTAGTTCGTTTTAATTTTGCGGCAGACGGGAATTGCTCTCACTTTTTTAAAGTTATTAAAGAAGTCATGGCTCTTGATAAATATATAAATTATTTTAAAAATTTCGAATGGCCTTGGTTTATGCCGACAATAGAAGAATATCAGGCTTTAGCGAATAAAATGCCTTTTAAAGAAGAAAAGGTTTGGGGAGAAAATGCGGATAGGGTTTTCCCTGATGTTGATTCTATGGTTAAATGGGTTGACCAACCAAGCCTTGTCCCATTACTTGTATACGTGGATAAGAAAGACAAAGAGAGTTTTCGCAATGAAGTTGTTAATCGAATGATTAAAGAAACCATCCAAAATGACGGTAAATGTTTTGAAACTTTTAGAAGGGTGAATTTTTTTGCCAGAAGATAA